A genomic window from Leptospira andrefontaineae includes:
- a CDS encoding ATP--guanido phosphotransferase yields the protein MDGCIYCGLSLLDWKNRGKIGCAHCIQFLGEEYTKFIPIQAPPDWEPPSHFTAIDAWEKFKKTNWEEGLSYIDSHRLPFTYRFRIARNPKHSTYTKRTEKTDRFLNSFLEENDSQTEDLNSGKKHPILELKQRIPWNSGTLVMGDEDHIRWEYVTDSLLELNSILKSDFLTKFEAEDKFDFQKGIGFINSCPTNSGFGDKLSVSIPARLADSGELKDFRLPTDWGFYREELKGRLVFFRKNFGPNRKNSFFNLVSYLALLVISGKDGTKASFAP from the coding sequence TATCCAGTTTTTGGGAGAAGAATATACTAAGTTTATTCCGATCCAAGCCCCGCCCGATTGGGAACCTCCTTCTCATTTCACCGCAATTGATGCTTGGGAAAAATTCAAAAAAACAAATTGGGAAGAAGGCTTGTCCTATATAGATTCCCATCGTTTGCCGTTTACGTATAGGTTTCGTATTGCTAGAAATCCGAAACATTCTACCTACACTAAACGTACTGAAAAAACGGACCGATTCCTAAATTCGTTTTTAGAAGAGAATGATTCCCAAACTGAAGATCTAAATTCAGGAAAAAAACATCCGATCCTAGAATTAAAACAAAGAATTCCCTGGAATTCAGGGACATTAGTGATGGGAGACGAGGATCATATTCGTTGGGAATATGTGACTGATTCCCTACTTGAGTTAAACTCTATCCTAAAATCCGATTTTTTAACGAAATTCGAGGCGGAAGATAAGTTTGATTTTCAAAAAGGGATCGGATTCATCAATTCCTGTCCTACCAACTCCGGTTTTGGAGACAAACTTTCTGTTTCTATTCCGGCAAGACTTGCGGACTCGGGAGAGTTAAAGGATTTCAGGCTACCTACAGATTGGGGCTTCTATCGGGAAGAATTGAAGGGTAGATTGGTCTTTTTCCGAAAAAATTTCGGCCCAAATAGAAAAAATTCCTTTTTCAATTTGGTTTCGTATTTAGCCTTACTGGTAATAAGCGGAAAAGACGGGACAAAAGCCTCATTTGCCCCGTAA